One Aquarana catesbeiana isolate 2022-GZ linkage group LG06, ASM4218655v1, whole genome shotgun sequence genomic region harbors:
- the LOC141147747 gene encoding gamma-crystallin-3-like, which translates to MGKIYFYEDRNFQGRCYECSADCSDMSSYFNRCNSIRVESGNWILYEHPNYRGRQYYLWRGEYPDFHQWMGFNDSIKSCRLSPQHNGPFKLKIYERGDFKGQMMEFTEDCPHVYERFRYNDINSCNVHDGHWMFYEEPNYRGRQYYLRPGEYKKYSEWGAVNARIGSLRRLHQMH; encoded by the exons ATGGGGAAG ATATATTTCTATGAGGACAGGAACTTTCAGGGCCGATGCTATGAATGCAGTGCTGATTGTAGTGATATGTCCTCTTACTTTAACCGCTGCAACTCCATTCGTGTAGAGAGTGGAAACTGGATTCTCTATGAACACCCCAACTACAGAGGACGTCAGTATTATCTGTGGAGAGGAGAATATCCTGACTTCCACCAGTGGATGGGTTTCAATGATTCAATCAAATCCTGTCGCCTGTCACCTCAG cATAATGGCCCTTTTAAATTAAAAATTTATGAAAGAGGAGACTTCAAAGGCCAGATGATGGAATTTACAGAGGACTGCCCCCATGTCTATGAGAGATTTCGCTACAATGACATTAATTCTTGTAACGTACATGATGGTCATTGGATGTTTTATGAAGAACCCAACTACAGAGGACGTCAGTACTACCTGAGACCTGGAGAATACAAGAAATACTCTGAATGGGGCGCTGTAAATGCTCGTATTGGATCCTTAAGAAGACTGCATCAGATGCATTAA